The proteins below come from a single Sphingomicrobium sediminis genomic window:
- the dusB gene encoding tRNA dihydrouridine synthase DusB — protein sequence MARLKPIMIGDIKIADPVILAPMTGVTDVPFRKIVKRHGCGLTVSEMIASEAMIRETRQSLQKSTWDPSENPVSLQLAGCEPQRMAEAAKLNEDKGAAIIDINMGCPVKKVVNGYAGSALMRDLPLAASLIEATVKAVKVPVTVKMRMGWDHSSLNAPELARIAEDLGAQLITVHGRTRCQLYKGSADWSYIANVKGATNLPVIVNGDINSIEDAHEALDQSGADGVMIGRGAYGKPWLLGQIIADFMHGDTKADPGMDEQLATILEQYEDMLSLYGTKVGVNVARKHLGWYTKGLHGSAEFRNEVNKQEDPARVIAMLREFYAPWAERDAA from the coding sequence ATGGCACGACTGAAGCCCATCATGATTGGCGATATCAAAATCGCCGACCCTGTCATCCTTGCGCCGATGACGGGCGTCACGGACGTACCGTTTCGCAAGATCGTGAAGCGGCATGGCTGCGGCCTCACCGTGTCCGAGATGATCGCATCCGAAGCGATGATCCGCGAAACTCGCCAGAGCTTGCAGAAGTCGACCTGGGACCCGAGCGAAAATCCGGTGTCGCTCCAGCTTGCCGGCTGCGAGCCGCAGCGCATGGCCGAAGCGGCCAAGTTGAACGAAGACAAGGGCGCGGCGATCATCGACATCAACATGGGCTGCCCCGTGAAGAAGGTCGTGAACGGCTATGCCGGCAGCGCGCTGATGCGCGACCTGCCGCTGGCAGCCTCGCTGATCGAAGCGACGGTCAAGGCGGTGAAGGTGCCAGTGACGGTCAAGATGCGCATGGGCTGGGATCATTCGAGCCTCAACGCTCCCGAGCTGGCGCGCATCGCCGAGGATCTCGGTGCGCAGCTCATCACCGTGCATGGCCGCACGCGCTGCCAGCTCTACAAGGGCAGCGCCGACTGGTCCTACATCGCCAACGTCAAGGGGGCGACCAACCTGCCCGTCATCGTCAATGGCGACATCAACTCGATCGAGGATGCGCATGAAGCGCTCGACCAGTCGGGCGCTGATGGTGTCATGATCGGGCGCGGTGCTTACGGAAAGCCCTGGCTGCTCGGCCAAATCATTGCCGACTTCATGCATGGCGATACCAAGGCCGATCCCGGCATGGACGAACAGCTGGCGACTATCCTCGAACAGTATGAGGACATGCTCTCGCTGTACGGCACCAAGGTCGGCGTCAATGTCGCGCGCAAGCATCTCGGCTGGTACACCAAGGGCCTGCACGGCTCGGCGGAGTTCCGCAACGAGGTGAACAAGCAGGAAGACCCGGCCCGCGTCATTGCGATGCTGCGCGAATTCTATGCCCCCTGGGCGGAGCGCGACGCGGCCTGA
- a CDS encoding bifunctional 2-C-methyl-D-erythritol 4-phosphate cytidylyltransferase/2-C-methyl-D-erythritol 2,4-cyclodiphosphate synthase, with protein MARIMHVTALIVAAGSGTRMGGDLPKQYARIGGKAVLAHAVDALLSHSKIDAVRVVIGEGQEDIAREALEWRDVGDFIIGGATRNESTRNGLAAVETSHVLVHDAARPFCPPEVIDRLVETLDGDAVAVVPVLAVADTMARLDDGGLGEAVSRDGLVKVQTPQGFRTEQLLDVLEQSDLAGAAATDEASVIRAAGLPVVTVEGHAKLEKLTTPADWARAAREMEQDMVPRTGMGFDVHAFAGPGPIILGGIEIAHEKGLAGHSDADVLLHAITDALLGAAGLGDIGEHFPPSDPQWKGAASDQFLVHAAKLVRAGGGTIDHVDATVICEAPKVGPHRAAMRTRIAGILELPEASVSVKATTTEKLGFAGRKEGIACQAVANIRMASA; from the coding sequence ATGGCTAGGATCATGCATGTCACCGCACTCATCGTCGCTGCAGGATCCGGAACTCGGATGGGCGGCGACCTGCCCAAGCAATATGCCCGGATTGGCGGCAAGGCGGTGCTCGCCCACGCCGTCGACGCCCTTCTCTCTCACTCGAAGATCGACGCCGTGCGCGTTGTAATCGGCGAAGGGCAGGAAGACATCGCGCGTGAAGCGCTAGAATGGCGCGATGTCGGCGATTTCATCATCGGGGGCGCAACGCGCAACGAAAGCACGCGCAACGGTTTGGCCGCTGTGGAGACGAGCCATGTGCTGGTGCATGACGCGGCGCGCCCCTTCTGCCCGCCAGAGGTGATCGACCGCCTGGTAGAAACACTTGATGGCGATGCCGTGGCCGTCGTCCCCGTTCTTGCGGTGGCTGACACGATGGCCCGGCTCGACGATGGTGGATTGGGTGAAGCGGTCAGCCGCGATGGATTGGTAAAGGTCCAGACGCCGCAGGGATTTCGGACGGAGCAATTGCTTGATGTTCTGGAGCAGTCGGACCTAGCCGGCGCCGCGGCAACAGACGAGGCCAGCGTGATCCGCGCGGCCGGCCTGCCTGTCGTCACGGTCGAGGGCCATGCGAAACTGGAAAAGCTGACGACGCCTGCCGACTGGGCGCGGGCGGCGCGTGAAATGGAGCAAGACATGGTGCCGCGCACGGGAATGGGGTTCGACGTTCACGCCTTTGCCGGGCCAGGACCGATCATACTGGGCGGGATCGAGATCGCGCATGAGAAGGGTTTGGCGGGGCATAGCGATGCCGACGTCCTGCTCCACGCCATCACCGATGCCCTGCTGGGTGCCGCAGGGCTTGGCGATATCGGAGAGCATTTCCCGCCGAGCGACCCGCAATGGAAAGGCGCGGCCTCCGACCAGTTTCTTGTCCATGCGGCGAAACTGGTCCGCGCAGGCGGCGGGACGATCGATCATGTCGACGCTACCGTCATTTGCGAAGCGCCCAAGGTCGGCCCGCACCGCGCCGCCATGCGCACAAGGATCGCAGGCATCCTCGAATTGCCGGAAGCTTCGGTCAGTGTGAAAGCGACGACGACCGAGAAGCTTGGTTTCGCAGGACGCAAGGAAGGCATTGCCTGCCAAGCTGTGGCCAACATCCGGATGGCAAGCGCTTGA
- a CDS encoding CinA family protein: MSSLHPSLTEKVEALLDAHRKAGSRVAMAESCTGGLVSAALTDIAGSSDVFLAGYVTYSNEAKTRMLGVEPVLFETDGAVSEKVARAMAEGALSRSGADVAVSITGIAGPGGGSMEKPVGTVWFVRASSDGAVMAKLENFDPAASRDEIRRQAALAALELLSP, from the coding sequence TTGAGCAGTCTCCACCCCTCGCTGACCGAAAAGGTCGAAGCGCTTCTCGATGCGCATCGCAAGGCTGGTAGCAGGGTCGCGATGGCCGAAAGCTGCACCGGCGGCCTCGTCTCAGCCGCGCTGACGGACATTGCCGGGTCATCAGATGTTTTTCTGGCGGGTTATGTCACTTATTCCAACGAAGCGAAGACGCGGATGCTGGGGGTTGAGCCCGTTCTCTTCGAAACCGACGGCGCGGTCTCCGAGAAAGTGGCGCGCGCCATGGCCGAAGGTGCCCTCTCCCGCTCCGGCGCTGACGTCGCCGTCTCCATCACTGGTATTGCGGGCCCGGGCGGCGGGTCGATGGAAAAGCCTGTCGGTACGGTCTGGTTCGTCCGCGCATCGAGCGACGGGGCAGTGATGGCGAAGCTGGAAAATTTCGATCCTGCCGCCAGCCGTGACGAGATCAGGCGTCAGGCTGCGCTGGCAGCCTTGGAGCTATTGTCGCCGTAA
- a CDS encoding type II toxin-antitoxin system RatA family toxin produces MPRHTETRHLPYSPDQLFDLVADVARYDEFLPWVSAVRVRSDSETEMVADLVVGFKAFKERFTSRVTKDREAMHIKVDYIEGPLKYLENDWDFESDGEGGTNLQFCVDFAFKNRIFETVAGQMFDRALRRMTDAFIARADELYGDNSSKAASAA; encoded by the coding sequence ATGCCGCGTCATACCGAGACCCGACATCTCCCTTATAGTCCCGACCAGTTGTTCGACCTGGTCGCCGATGTAGCTCGTTATGATGAATTCCTGCCCTGGGTGAGCGCGGTGCGCGTTCGCTCGGACAGCGAGACCGAGATGGTCGCCGACCTCGTCGTCGGCTTCAAGGCGTTCAAGGAGCGCTTCACCAGCCGTGTGACCAAGGATCGCGAGGCGATGCACATCAAGGTCGACTATATCGAGGGGCCGCTCAAATATCTCGAGAATGACTGGGACTTCGAAAGCGACGGGGAAGGGGGCACCAACCTCCAATTCTGCGTCGACTTCGCCTTCAAGAACCGCATATTCGAGACCGTGGCGGGCCAGATGTTCGACCGCGCACTGCGCCGCATGACCGACGCCTTCATCGCACGTGCCGACGAACTTTACGGCGACAATAGCTCCAAGGCTGCCAGCGCAGCCTGA
- the lipA gene encoding lipoyl synthase, with product MNAPVTPPEKATPRRKPDWIRVKAPVSEGYAETKKLMRELGLATVCEEAACPNIGECWTKKHATVMILGDTCTRACAFCNVKTGMPRPVNPLEPDNVAIAAGKMGLEHIVITSVDRDDLPDGGADQFVKVIKALRRETPDTTIEILTPDFRGKHEQAIEKIVEARPDVFNHNLETVPRLYPTIRPGARYYASLRLLERVKAHDPSIFTKSGIMVGLGEQRLEVHQVMDDMRSADVDFITMGQYLQPTPKHATVEEFVTPKTFDAYASIARAKGFLQVAASPLTRSSYHAGDDFEQMRKAREEKLAKERRD from the coding sequence ATGAACGCACCCGTGACTCCCCCTGAAAAGGCGACACCGCGCCGCAAGCCCGACTGGATCCGCGTCAAAGCGCCGGTCAGCGAGGGCTATGCCGAGACCAAGAAGCTGATGCGCGAGCTCGGCCTTGCCACCGTGTGCGAGGAAGCGGCTTGCCCGAATATCGGCGAGTGCTGGACCAAGAAGCATGCCACGGTGATGATCCTTGGCGACACCTGCACGCGTGCCTGCGCCTTCTGCAACGTGAAGACGGGCATGCCGCGCCCGGTCAATCCGCTGGAGCCCGACAATGTCGCGATCGCGGCGGGCAAGATGGGGCTCGAGCATATCGTCATCACTTCGGTCGATCGCGACGACCTGCCCGACGGCGGTGCGGACCAGTTCGTGAAGGTCATCAAGGCCCTTCGCCGCGAGACGCCCGACACGACGATCGAAATCCTCACGCCCGATTTTCGTGGCAAGCATGAGCAGGCCATCGAGAAGATCGTCGAAGCGCGTCCCGACGTCTTCAATCACAATCTCGAGACCGTGCCGCGCCTATACCCGACCATTCGTCCCGGTGCGCGCTATTATGCCTCGCTGCGTCTGCTGGAGCGCGTGAAAGCGCACGATCCCAGCATCTTCACCAAGTCCGGCATCATGGTCGGCCTTGGCGAGCAGCGCCTCGAAGTGCACCAGGTCATGGACGACATGCGCTCGGCGGATGTCGATTTCATCACCATGGGTCAGTACCTCCAGCCGACGCCCAAGCATGCGACGGTCGAGGAGTTCGTCACGCCCAAGACGTTCGATGCCTATGCCAGCATCGCCCGCGCGAAGGGCTTCCTGCAGGTCGCGGCCAGCCCGCTGACCCGCTCGAGCTATCATGCCGGTGACGATTTCGAACAGATGCGCAAGGCCCGCGAGGAAAAGCTCGCCAAGGAGCGCCGCGACTAG
- a CDS encoding sodium-dependent bicarbonate transport family permease — translation MIIETLTSPIILFFVLGMLAGFARSDLSIPEAMSKAMAIYLMVAIGLKGGVAISETGITQELLLAGAAGIGLSFLIPYPVFFLLRKIGGLGRVDAAATASHYGSVSLVTYITAAEVFEAAGMPAAGFMVAVLALMEGPAIISGLSLARDKASNEKGDLLREVVLNSSVVLLVGSMVIGAVAGREGFEPIAPTFEVGYRGVLALFLLDMGLIASRRLRETRSITIRLASLGIAIPVVNGVLGVVLGTVLGLDPGTAAILGVLAASASYIAVPAAMRLALPQADPGIYLSMSLGITFPFNVVVNIFFLSWLAEALV, via the coding sequence ATGATCATCGAGACGCTCACGTCGCCGATCATTTTGTTCTTCGTACTCGGTATGCTGGCCGGTTTCGCACGTAGCGACCTGTCCATCCCTGAGGCCATGTCCAAGGCCATGGCCATCTACCTCATGGTCGCGATCGGCCTTAAGGGTGGGGTCGCGATTTCCGAGACCGGGATCACACAGGAATTACTTCTGGCGGGCGCGGCCGGCATCGGGCTTTCTTTCCTGATCCCATACCCGGTTTTCTTCCTGCTGCGGAAGATTGGCGGACTTGGCCGTGTCGATGCAGCGGCAACGGCGTCGCATTACGGCTCGGTCAGCCTCGTCACCTACATTACCGCCGCCGAAGTTTTCGAAGCGGCTGGTATGCCCGCGGCCGGCTTTATGGTCGCTGTCTTGGCCCTGATGGAAGGCCCGGCCATTATTTCGGGGCTCAGCCTCGCCCGCGACAAGGCGTCCAACGAAAAGGGCGACTTGCTCCGCGAGGTTGTCCTCAATTCATCGGTGGTGCTTCTGGTCGGCTCGATGGTCATCGGTGCGGTCGCCGGACGCGAAGGGTTCGAGCCGATCGCGCCGACGTTCGAGGTTGGCTATCGCGGTGTCCTCGCCCTGTTCCTGCTCGACATGGGCCTGATCGCCTCGCGGCGCCTGCGCGAGACACGCTCGATCACGATCCGGCTGGCCAGCCTCGGTATCGCCATCCCGGTCGTCAATGGCGTACTCGGCGTAGTGCTAGGCACGGTGCTGGGGCTCGATCCAGGGACGGCGGCCATCCTCGGCGTATTGGCGGCCAGTGCGTCCTACATCGCCGTTCCTGCCGCGATGCGCCTGGCGCTGCCGCAGGCCGATCCCGGTATCTATCTTTCCATGTCTTTGGGGATCACTTTCCCCTTCAACGTGGTCGTCAATATCTTCTTCCTTAGCTGGCTTGCGGAGGCACTCGTCTGA
- a CDS encoding P-II family nitrogen regulator, producing the protein MDLTMMKRIEILADEQLVPRLEKIIRNSGFSGHTVMPVLQGSGSRGAWQDERLTASSRVMVLSIGTKEDADKLLEAIGPLLSDYRLLLTIGDVEVVRRDHF; encoded by the coding sequence ATGGATCTCACGATGATGAAACGGATCGAAATTCTCGCCGACGAGCAGCTCGTGCCGCGGCTTGAGAAGATCATCCGAAATTCGGGCTTTTCCGGACACACGGTCATGCCGGTGCTTCAAGGCTCCGGCAGTCGCGGCGCCTGGCAGGACGAGCGACTGACTGCATCGAGCCGTGTCATGGTGCTAAGCATCGGCACGAAAGAAGATGCGGACAAACTGCTCGAGGCGATCGGGCCGCTGCTCAGCGACTATCGACTGCTCCTCACCATAGGTGATGTCGAAGTCGTACGCCGGGATCATTTCTAG
- a CDS encoding carbonic anhydrase: MPEFRELLDGYHRFRRTDYYRHRGRWEELQGGQHPPIMIISCCDSRVDPATVFDLSPGQAFVLRNVANIVPPYDGEAGLAGVRSAIEFGVTGLGVRHIVVMGHGSCGGIAASLKGGDQGLEGHSYLDDWIALLDEPRSRVIDDDSIEDKQTGLEYEAVRQSIVNLRGFPYIAEREAAGKIKLHGCHFAIGKGQLYVLDEESGAFRPD; the protein is encoded by the coding sequence ATGCCCGAGTTTCGCGAGCTCCTAGACGGCTATCACCGCTTTCGCCGCACCGATTATTATCGCCACCGCGGACGCTGGGAAGAATTGCAGGGTGGCCAGCACCCGCCGATCATGATCATCAGCTGCTGCGACAGCCGTGTCGATCCGGCCACCGTGTTCGATCTCTCGCCCGGACAGGCGTTCGTGCTGCGCAATGTGGCGAATATCGTTCCGCCTTATGACGGCGAAGCCGGACTGGCCGGGGTTCGCTCCGCCATCGAGTTCGGTGTCACCGGGCTAGGCGTGCGGCATATCGTGGTGATGGGCCATGGCTCGTGCGGTGGTATTGCCGCGTCGCTCAAAGGCGGTGACCAAGGCTTGGAGGGCCACAGCTATCTCGACGACTGGATCGCGCTTCTGGATGAACCGCGCAGCCGGGTCATCGACGATGACTCGATCGAGGACAAGCAGACCGGGCTTGAATATGAGGCGGTGCGCCAGAGCATCGTCAACCTGCGCGGCTTTCCCTACATCGCCGAGCGCGAGGCAGCAGGGAAGATCAAGCTCCACGGTTGCCATTTCGCGATCGGCAAGGGCCAGCTTTACGTCCTCGACGAGGAAAGCGGCGCGTTCCGGCCGGATTAG
- a CDS encoding NYN domain-containing protein, producing MSKRNEREEELNIALLIDADNASPDHLDEVLTVLAEWGEINIRRAYGNWRKHSLRSWADLTGRHSIVPVQQFDVVKGKSATDMRMVIDAMDLLYKGHVGAFGIMSSDSDFLPLAQRIREGGIPVYGFGTAKAPESFQQGCTRFYDTAKLVNENGASEVDNKIDQGLLDILGNAYKQSKRDEEGYTPLSEMGQRAKAVSSFAVRNYGFTRLSDLVRSLDYYDVKKDADGRLVVKRLR from the coding sequence ATGAGCAAGCGTAACGAACGCGAGGAGGAGCTGAACATTGCCCTCCTGATCGACGCAGACAATGCGAGCCCCGACCATCTCGACGAGGTGCTGACGGTGCTGGCAGAGTGGGGCGAGATCAATATCCGCCGCGCCTACGGCAACTGGCGCAAGCATTCGCTGCGCAGCTGGGCCGACCTTACCGGTCGTCATTCCATCGTGCCGGTCCAGCAATTCGATGTCGTGAAAGGCAAGAGCGCGACCGACATGCGCATGGTCATCGATGCGATGGACCTTCTCTACAAGGGGCATGTCGGGGCGTTCGGGATCATGAGCTCGGACAGCGACTTCCTGCCGCTGGCGCAGCGCATTCGCGAGGGCGGCATCCCGGTATACGGCTTCGGCACTGCCAAGGCGCCCGAAAGCTTCCAACAGGGCTGCACGCGCTTTTACGACACGGCCAAGCTGGTCAACGAGAATGGCGCAAGCGAAGTCGACAACAAGATCGACCAGGGCCTGCTCGATATACTGGGCAATGCCTACAAACAGTCCAAACGCGACGAGGAGGGCTATACGCCGCTCTCGGAAATGGGGCAGCGCGCCAAGGCGGTTTCCAGCTTTGCGGTGAGAAACTACGGGTTCACGCGACTTTCCGACCTCGTGCGCAGCCTCGACTATTATGACGTCAAGAAGGACGCCGATGGGCGGCTGGTCGTGAAGCGTCTGCGGTAA
- a CDS encoding pyridoxamine 5'-phosphate oxidase family protein has protein sequence MFFNNDKTDAQVREDLEAKLWKELGSSSPFVMLGLEGVEDSRTRPMTVQIDGEGENRTIYFFADKRESLVTELERSSRAVAAFQSKGHDIFAHIHGNLVIDNDRAVIDRLWNSMIAPWYEGGKDDPNLVLLRFDTGMANIWENAGAEHLVQAAIDALGGKADKPNYEDNRADVQL, from the coding sequence ATGTTTTTCAATAATGACAAGACCGACGCACAGGTCCGCGAAGATCTCGAAGCCAAGCTTTGGAAGGAACTGGGATCGTCCAGCCCCTTCGTGATGCTGGGCCTCGAAGGCGTCGAAGATAGCCGCACCCGCCCGATGACCGTCCAGATCGACGGTGAAGGCGAGAACCGCACCATCTACTTTTTCGCCGACAAGCGCGAAAGCCTCGTAACCGAACTCGAACGCAGCAGCCGCGCGGTTGCCGCTTTCCAGTCGAAGGGCCACGACATTTTCGCGCATATCCACGGCAATCTCGTCATCGACAATGATCGCGCCGTCATCGACCGTCTTTGGAATTCGATGATCGCGCCCTGGTATGAAGGCGGCAAGGACGATCCCAACCTCGTCCTCCTGCGCTTCGATACCGGTATGGCGAACATCTGGGAAAATGCCGGCGCCGAACATCTCGTCCAGGCCGCGATCGACGCGCTGGGCGGCAAGGCCGACAAGCCCAATTACGAAGACAATCGCGCCGACGTGCAGCTTTAA
- a CDS encoding pyridoxamine 5'-phosphate oxidase family protein → MEKPETLDEVLADIKARLALGAGDRKTMFHTPAIVTADVDARVMVLRDFDPDAMRCRFHTDLRSPKVAAVEADPRVAMLAYDKPSKLQLRARGRARIVRDGDLVDAAWAGSTNFAKRCYLGDAPSDVSRVPTSGLPEQFEGVEPDDEQLVPARENFGLLLIDLDEVDWFTLAHDGHRRAIWRREGEMEWLAP, encoded by the coding sequence ATGGAAAAGCCCGAAACGCTCGACGAGGTGCTCGCGGACATCAAGGCCCGGCTGGCGCTCGGGGCGGGCGATCGCAAGACCATGTTCCATACGCCCGCCATCGTGACCGCAGACGTCGACGCCCGCGTGATGGTGCTGCGCGATTTCGATCCCGACGCGATGCGGTGTCGTTTCCACACGGATTTGCGCAGCCCCAAGGTGGCGGCCGTCGAGGCCGACCCGCGCGTGGCCATGCTCGCCTATGACAAGCCCAGCAAGCTCCAGCTGCGCGCGCGCGGGCGGGCTCGGATCGTGCGTGATGGCGACCTCGTCGACGCGGCATGGGCCGGGAGCACCAATTTCGCCAAGAGATGCTATCTCGGCGACGCGCCGAGCGATGTTTCGCGAGTGCCGACATCGGGGCTGCCCGAGCAGTTCGAAGGCGTTGAGCCAGACGACGAACAATTGGTCCCGGCGCGCGAGAATTTCGGATTGCTCCTCATCGACCTTGATGAGGTCGATTGGTTCACGCTTGCCCATGACGGCCATCGTCGTGCGATTTGGCGCCGCGAGGGCGAAATGGAGTGGCTGGCGCCCTGA
- a CDS encoding DUF3187 family protein, with amino-acid sequence MFRIIALGTALSFAIAAPAAAQSVTVSSGVDYSSGSYGTDTDTSILVVPFSLRTRGDGWSVGVSVPYINIDGSSSVVGGGGGPIITDPDAETSSRSGVGDLSVRLNVDIAELEGMEVSFGGRLKLPTGNREKRLSTGETDISAGLEVSATRGDILPYAELGYRVLGDPEGTTLDDGIYGSAGLTFLLGDGLVGLASYDYTAASVSTSEDSHSLFGALVIPAGDRLSVTSYGTLGLSEGAPDYGLGLLLSFKLAE; translated from the coding sequence ATGTTTCGCATCATTGCGCTCGGCACGGCGCTGAGTTTCGCGATCGCCGCACCGGCAGCCGCGCAGAGCGTCACGGTTTCAAGCGGTGTCGATTATAGCAGCGGAAGTTACGGGACCGACACCGACACCAGCATCCTCGTCGTGCCGTTCAGCCTGCGAACCCGCGGCGATGGTTGGTCGGTCGGCGTCTCGGTGCCCTATATCAACATCGATGGCTCCAGCAGCGTGGTCGGCGGCGGCGGTGGTCCCATCATCACCGATCCCGATGCCGAGACGAGTAGCCGTTCCGGGGTCGGCGACCTCTCGGTTCGCCTCAATGTCGACATTGCCGAATTGGAAGGCATGGAAGTCAGCTTTGGCGGCCGCCTCAAATTGCCGACCGGTAACCGCGAGAAGCGCCTCTCCACGGGTGAGACGGACATTTCAGCGGGTCTCGAAGTCTCGGCAACGCGCGGCGACATCCTGCCCTATGCCGAGCTTGGCTATCGCGTGCTTGGCGATCCCGAAGGAACGACGCTTGATGACGGGATCTATGGGTCGGCGGGCCTGACTTTCCTACTCGGCGATGGGCTCGTCGGGCTTGCCAGCTATGACTATACGGCTGCCAGCGTGTCGACGAGCGAAGACAGCCACAGCCTCTTCGGTGCCCTGGTCATCCCGGCCGGCGATCGCTTGAGCGTGACCAGCTATGGCACGCTGGGCCTGAGCGAAGGCGCGCCCGATTATGGCCTGGGCCTCCTGCTCAGCTTCAAACTGGCGGAATGA
- a CDS encoding DUF1905 domain-containing protein encodes MIRFTAPLWRWSGGNWFFVTLPAETASEVRLDAMGQRGGFGSIKVSVRVGETSWRTSLFPDKSSGSFLLPMKKSVRQAEGLSLDLPVDIELEVAG; translated from the coding sequence GTGATCCGCTTCACCGCGCCGCTATGGCGTTGGTCCGGGGGGAATTGGTTCTTCGTCACCCTGCCGGCCGAGACGGCGAGCGAAGTGCGGCTCGACGCCATGGGGCAGCGCGGCGGCTTCGGTTCGATCAAGGTTAGCGTGCGGGTAGGCGAGACAAGCTGGCGCACCTCGCTTTTCCCGGACAAATCGAGCGGGAGCTTCCTTTTGCCGATGAAGAAATCGGTCCGGCAGGCCGAGGGGCTTTCCCTCGACCTACCGGTCGATATCGAGCTGGAAGTGGCGGGCTAG
- a CDS encoding sensor domain-containing diguanylate cyclase — MLKPSENLERKVMVRHLPITLAFSLLYLVCAVAALIVTDAEDGIAAIWPASGVFVAGLFLVPREARVVLAAGVGFASMGANVVGGVPWIVAAGYTAANIIEGFIVWRLMGRHRFAHPGDPVAIIRFAGALIAGGVASALMAGALSMNFSLEFLWSWSSTVMLGLATVTPVIMFLASDRHDRRKLVRPGAFAVYALLVAMSLAAFAQHTYPLLFLPVVGLALATSALGLSGAAVGILLVTAIGSYLTASGEGPVSEHFDNIQTQVIYFQAYLVCLIAAIMPLAVLIRRHQNEAMQNLELAETDQLTGMATRRKILRQLEQAMVRARRDETPLAIAMVDIDHFKSINDRFGHVQGDDILSTLTNLMREELEATGKLGRLGGEEFLGIFEGESAEDIFERCEKLRERAAAHEWSHDLKHVTISIGIAEYRDRHRITGEMLRDADLALYRAKDEGRNLCLVYEDAAPAGAQ, encoded by the coding sequence ATGTTGAAACCAAGTGAGAATTTGGAGCGCAAGGTGATGGTGCGCCATCTGCCAATCACGCTCGCCTTCTCGTTGCTCTACCTTGTCTGTGCGGTCGCGGCGCTGATCGTCACGGACGCCGAGGACGGCATTGCCGCCATCTGGCCCGCCAGCGGCGTGTTCGTCGCCGGGCTGTTCCTCGTACCGCGCGAGGCGCGCGTCGTGCTGGCGGCGGGTGTCGGGTTTGCGAGTATGGGCGCCAATGTCGTGGGCGGCGTGCCGTGGATCGTCGCTGCCGGTTACACCGCGGCCAATATCATCGAAGGCTTCATCGTCTGGCGCCTGATGGGTCGCCATCGCTTCGCGCATCCGGGCGATCCGGTTGCCATCATCCGTTTTGCTGGGGCGCTGATTGCGGGTGGCGTGGCCAGCGCGCTGATGGCGGGCGCGCTCTCGATGAACTTCAGTCTCGAATTCCTGTGGTCCTGGTCTAGCACGGTGATGCTGGGTCTTGCGACGGTCACCCCGGTCATCATGTTCCTGGCTTCCGATCGCCACGATCGGCGCAAGCTTGTGCGCCCCGGGGCTTTCGCGGTCTATGCGCTGCTCGTCGCCATGTCGCTCGCCGCCTTCGCACAGCATACCTATCCGTTGCTTTTCTTGCCGGTCGTTGGGCTGGCGCTAGCGACCTCTGCCTTGGGTCTCTCGGGCGCAGCAGTAGGCATCCTGCTGGTCACCGCCATCGGCTCCTATCTGACGGCTTCGGGAGAGGGGCCGGTCAGCGAGCACTTCGACAATATCCAGACGCAGGTGATCTATTTCCAAGCCTATCTGGTCTGCCTGATCGCAGCGATCATGCCGCTCGCCGTGCTCATCCGGCGCCACCAGAACGAAGCGATGCAGAATCTCGAACTGGCCGAAACCGACCAGCTCACCGGCATGGCGACCCGGCGCAAGATCCTGCGCCAGCTCGAGCAGGCCATGGTGCGCGCCCGCCGCGACGAGACACCGCTCGCCATCGCGATGGTCGATATCGACCATTTTAAGTCGATCAACGACCGCTTCGGGCATGTGCAGGGCGATGACATCCTCTCGACCCTGACGAACCTGATGCGCGAGGAGCTGGAGGCGACCGGGAAATTGGGACGCTTGGGCGGCGAGGAATTCCTGGGCATTTTCGAGGGCGAAAGCGCCGAGGACATTTTCGAACGCTGTGAGAAGCTGCGTGAACGCGCCGCAGCGCATGAATGGTCGCACGATCTCAAACATGTGACGATCAGTATCGGGATCGCCGAATATCGCGACCGGCACCGGATCACAGGCGAGATGCTGCGCGACGCCGACCTCGCGCTTTATCGCGCCAAGGATGAAGGCCGCAATCTCTGCCTGGTCTATGAGGATGCAGCGCCCGCAGGCGCGCAGTGA